The Prunus persica cultivar Lovell chromosome G7, Prunus_persica_NCBIv2, whole genome shotgun sequence genome has a segment encoding these proteins:
- the LOC18771511 gene encoding 60S ribosomal protein L10a-1, giving the protein MSKLSSDGLREAIAQIKTNSETKKRNFTETVELQIGLKNYDPQKDKRFSGSVRLPHIPRPKMRVCMLGDAQHVEEAEKMGLDYMDVESLKKLNKNKKLVKKLAKKYHAFLASEAVIKQIPRLLGPGLNKAGKFPTLVSHQESLEAKVNETKAMVKFQLKKVLCMGVAVGNLAMEEKQIFQNVQLSVNFLVSLLKKNWQNVRSLNLKSTMGKAIRIY; this is encoded by the exons ATGAG TAAGCTCTCAAGTGACGGGCTGAGAGAGGCCATCGCTCAGATTAAGACAAACTCAGAAacgaaaaagagaaatttcaCCGAGACAGTTGAACTTCAAATTGGGTTGAAGAACTATGACCCACAAAAGGATAAGCGTTTCAGTGGCTCTGTCAGGCTTCCACATATTCCTCGTCCTAAGATGAGGGTTTGCATGCTTGGGGATGCTCAGCATGTTGAAGAG GCAGAGAAGATGGGTTTGGACTACATGGATGTGGAAAGCTTGAAAAAGcttaacaaaaacaagaaactggTCAAGAAGCTTGCCAAGAAATACCATGCCTTTTTAGCTTCTGAAGCTGTCATTAAGCAAATTCCTCGTCTTCTAGGCCCTGGTCTTAATAAGGCAG GTAAGTTTCCAACATTGGTGAGTCACCAGGAATCTTTGGAGGCAAAAGTGAATGAAACCAAAGCAATGGTGAAGTTCCAACTTAAGAAGGTTCTTTGCATGGGTGTTGCTGTGGGGAATTTGGCTATGGAGGAGAAGCAGATTTTTCAGAATGTACAACTCAGTGTCAATTTCTTAGTTTCACTATTGAAGAAGAATTGGCAGAAT GTGAGGTCCTTGAACCTGAAAAGTACCATGGGGAAAGCAATCCGTATCTACTAA
- the LOC18771852 gene encoding cytochrome b-c1 complex subunit 9, producing MNSAARRSGGGLFEGIYRVIMRRNSVYVTFVIAGAFLGERAVDYGVHKLWEYNNVGKRYEDISVLGQRPSEE from the exons ATGAATTCAGCAGCTCGAAGAAGCGGTGGAGGCCTCTTCGAAGGCATTTACAGGGTCATCATGCGCCGCAACTCCGTCTACGTCACCTTTGTCATCGCCGGCGCTTTCCTCGGCGAGCGG GCTGTAGATTATGGAGTTCATAAGCTGTGGGAGTACAACAATGTTGGG AAACGATATGAAGACATTTCAGTTTTGGGGCAAAGGCCGTCGGAAGAATGA
- the LOC18769859 gene encoding protein CIA1, translating to MELAKGLREIQKLEGHTDKVWSLAWNPVTGVAGIPLSFASCSGDKTVRIWEHNPSSSTSSWDCKAVLDETHTRTVRSCAWSPSGKFLATASFDATTAIWENVGGDYECVSTLEGHENEVKSVSWNPSGSLLATCGRDKTVWIWEVQPGNEFDCVAVLQGHTQDVKMVQWHPSRNLIFSCSYDNTVKIWADEGDDDDWACVQTLGETNNGHSSTVWALSFNDGGDKMVTCSDDLTLKIWGTDNEKMQSTDDFVPWRHLCTLSGYHDRTIFSVHWSRDNIIASGAADDTIRFFVENDDKDGLVDGPSYKLLLKKEKAHDMDINSVQWSPGEDRILASAADDGTIKIWELTSAG from the exons ATGGAGTTAGCAAAAGGACTGAGAGAGATTCAGAAGCTGGAGGGTCACACAGATAAGGTCTGGAGCCTCGCATGGAACCCAGTAACTGGTGTTGCCGGAATCCCCCTTTCCTTCGCTTCATGTAGTGGTGACAAGACCGTCCGTATTTGGGAACACAACCCCTCTAGCTCCACTTCTTCGTGGGATTGCAAG GCAGTTTTGGATGAAACTCACACTAGaaccgtccgatcgtgcgCTTGGTCCCCATCTGGGAAATTTTTGGCCACTGCCAGCTTCGACGCCACCACTGCAATTTGGGAAAATGTTGGGGGTGATTATGAATGTGTGTCCACTTTAGAG GGTCATGAAAACGAAGTGAAAAGTGTGAGTTGGAATCCATCTGGGTCTCTGCTTGCGACTTGTGGCCGGGATAAAACTGTATGGATATGGGAAGTGCAACCCGGAAATGAGTTTGATTGTGTTGCAGTGTTGCAAGGCCATACACAAGATGTGAAGATGGTTCAGTGGCATCCAAGCAGGAatcttatattttcttgtagCTATGATAACACTGTCAAG ATATGGGCAGATgaaggtgatgatgatgattggGCGTGTGTTCAAACATTAGGTGAAACTAACAA TGGTCACTCTTCTACTGTCTGGGCTTTATCGTTTAATGATGGTGGAGACAAAATGGTTACCTGCAG TGACGATCTTACTTTAAAGATATGGGGAACAGACAATGAAAAGATGCAATCTACGGATGACTTTGTACCATG GAGACATCTTTGCACTCTTTCAGGTTATCATGATCGGACAATATTTTCAGTTCATTGGTCAAG GGACAATATCATTGCCAGTGGAGCTGCTGATGACACGATAAGATTTTTTGTGGAGAATGATGATAAAGATGGTTTG GTTGATGGACCTTCGTATAAATTGCTTCTGAAAAAGGAGAAGGCCCATGACATGGATATAAACTCAGTGCAATGGAGCCCTGGG GAGGATCGGATTCTTGCTTCGGCAGCTGATGACGGAACGATTAAAATATGGGAGCTGACATCTGCAGGCTGA
- the LOC18769376 gene encoding protein BIC1 isoform X2: MRKKPSQMTHQVPLEKSINQKTQSLPTLQEPEEISKSNINCMEQGSKSPKRHENDGSSSEEIAVLEGQASAAGDVVVVDHEPSNVADEDSGRERLKKHRVEVAGQVWIPDIWGQEELLKDWMDCSAFDASLFPSGIMSARSALIEEGRRQNSARIRIENRLFAVSKQTPPK; the protein is encoded by the exons ATGAGAAAAAAACCATCTCAAATGACTCACCAAGTCCCTTTGGAAAAATCCATCAACCAAAAAACTCAATCTCTTCCAACCCTACAAGAACCTGAGGAAATCTCCAAGTCTAACATCAATTGCATGGAGCAAGGCAGCAAATCACCAAAGAGGCATGAAAATGATGGGTCAAGCAGTGAAGAAATTGCAGTTTTGGAAGGCCAGGCTTCTGCTGCTGGGgatgttgttgttgtagaTCACGAACCAAGTAATGTGGCTGATGAAGACAGTGGACGTGAGAGGTTGAAGAAGCATAGGGTTGAGGTGGCTGGCCAGGTTTGGATACCTGATATATGGGGGCAGGAGGAGTTGCTTAAAGATTGGATGGATTGTTCTGCTTTTGATGCTTCTTTATTCCCAAGTGGGATTATGTCTGCTCGTTCTGCTTTGATTGAGGAGGGGAGGAGACAAAACTCAGCCAGAATAAGAATAGAAAACAG ATTGTTTGCTGTCAGCAAACAAACACCACCAAAATAA
- the LOC18769376 gene encoding protein BIC1 isoform X1 — protein sequence MRKKPSQMTHQVPLEKSINQKTQSLPTLQEPEEISKSNINCMEQGSKSPKRHENDGSSSEEIAVLEGQASAAGDVVVVDHEPSNVADEDSGRERLKKHRVEVAGQVWIPDIWGQEELLKDWMDCSAFDASLFPSGIMSARSALIEEGRRQNSARIRIENSENDSICPRRVHFLTMVYVTSFRNWAFHE from the exons ATGAGAAAAAAACCATCTCAAATGACTCACCAAGTCCCTTTGGAAAAATCCATCAACCAAAAAACTCAATCTCTTCCAACCCTACAAGAACCTGAGGAAATCTCCAAGTCTAACATCAATTGCATGGAGCAAGGCAGCAAATCACCAAAGAGGCATGAAAATGATGGGTCAAGCAGTGAAGAAATTGCAGTTTTGGAAGGCCAGGCTTCTGCTGCTGGGgatgttgttgttgtagaTCACGAACCAAGTAATGTGGCTGATGAAGACAGTGGACGTGAGAGGTTGAAGAAGCATAGGGTTGAGGTGGCTGGCCAGGTTTGGATACCTGATATATGGGGGCAGGAGGAGTTGCTTAAAGATTGGATGGATTGTTCTGCTTTTGATGCTTCTTTATTCCCAAGTGGGATTATGTCTGCTCGTTCTGCTTTGATTGAGGAGGGGAGGAGACAAAACTCAGCCAGAATAAGAATAGAAAACAG TGAAAATGATTCTATTTGCCCCAGAAGAGTGCATTTTCTGACAATGGTGTATGTAACCAGCTTTAGAAATTGGGCTTTTCATGAATAG
- the LOC18769733 gene encoding putative pentatricopeptide repeat-containing protein At5g52630, giving the protein MNFQAVCRFGGHMLQDATTLAQTIQTYARTKQLNRGKELHAQLLRTEYTPCIFLANHLLNMYSKCGEVDYALKVFDKMPQRNLVSWTAMITGFSQNRRFSETLKTFSQMRDAGENPTQFAFASVIRACVFLGTIEIGRQMHSLALKLGLAFELFVGSNLADMYWKFRLMADACKVFEEMPCKDAVSWTSMIDGYAKNGDSEAALLTYKRMVNDGIVIDQHVLCSALNACSTLKACKFGKCLHSTVLKLGLQVEVSVGNVLTDMYSKAGDMESASNVFWIDSDGRSIVSCTSLINGFVEMDEIDKAFSLFVDLQRQGVEPNEFTFSSLIKSCANQAAPDQGIQLHAQVVKVNFDRDPFVYSVLVDMYGKCGLLDHSIQVFDEIENPTEVAWNSLLSVFALHGLGKAALETFTKMVNRGVKPNAITFVSLLTGCSHAGLVKEGLNYFHSMEKRYGIVPREEHYSCVIDLLGRAGRLNEAEEFINNMPIQPNAFGWCSFLGACRIHGDQERGKLAAEKLMQLEPENIGARVLLSNIYAKEQQWEDVRSVRKKMRDGRMKKLPGYSWVDVGNKTHTFGAEDWSHPLMKEIYEKLDTLLDQIKDAGYVPQTDSIPHEMDESSKEKLLHHHSERIAIAFALISMPAGKPIIVKKNLRVCLDCHSAIKYISKVAGRKIIVRDNNRFHHFADGLCSCGDYW; this is encoded by the coding sequence ATGAATTTTCAAGCGGTGTGCCGTTTTGGCGGGCACATGCTCCAGGACGCCACCACCTTGGCGCAAACTATCCAAACCTACGCACGAACCAAGCAGCTAAACAGAGGCAAGGAGCTCCATGCTCAGCTTCTACGCACCGAGTACACCCCATGCATTTTTCTCGCCAACCACCTTCTCAACATGTACTCAAAATGTGGGGAGGTCGACTATGCTCTCAAAGTCTTCGACAAAATGCCTCAGAGAAACTTGGTTTCTTGGACAGCAATGATAACTGGGTTTTCTCAAAACAGGAGGTTCTCTGAGACTTTGAAAACTTTTTCCCAGATGAGAGATGCTGGAGAGAACCCAACCCAGTTTGCATTTGCAAGTGTCATCAGAGCTTGCGTGTTTCTTGGGACGATTGAGATTGGGAGGCAAATGCATTCTCTTGCTTTGAAATTGGGCTTGgcttttgaattatttgtgGGTAGTAATTTGGCGGATATGTATTGGAAGTTCAGGTTGATGGCTGATGCTTGCAAGGTTTTTGAGGAGATGCCGTGTAAGGACGCAGTATCGTGGACTTCAATGATTGATGGATATGCAAAGAATGGTGATTCAGAGGCAGCTTTACTAACTTATAAGAGGATGGTTAATGATGGGATTGTTATAGATCAACATGTTCTTTGTAGTGCGTTAAATGCTTGTTCTACATTGAAGGCTTGTAAGTTTGGAAAGTGCCTTCATTCAACTGTTCTGAAGTTAGGACTTCAAGTAGAGGTTTCTGTGGGCAATGTTCTGACTGATATGTACTCGAAAGCAGGAGATATGGAGAGTGCTTCAAATGTGTTTTGGATTGACTCTGATGGTAGAAGTATTGTTTCTTGTACCTCTCTGATCAATGGTTTTGTTGAGATGGATGAAATTGACAAGGCTTTTAGTTTGTTTGTTGACTTACAGAGGCAGGGAGTTGAGCCTAATGAGTTCACTTTCTCTAGCTTGATCAAGTCTTGTGCCAACCAAGCTGCACCTGATCAAGGAATCCAGCTTCATGCTCAGGTGGTTAAGGTTAATTTCGATAGAGACCCTTTTGTTTATAGTGTTCTTGTTGATATGTATGGAAAGTGTGGGTTGCTTGATCATTCAATCCAAGTGTTTGACGAGATAGAAAACCCAACTGAAGTTGCATGGAATTCATTGTTAAGTGTGTTTGCTCTTCATGGCTTAGGAAAAGCAGCCTTGGAAACATTTACTAAAATGGTAAACAGAGGAGTGAAACCAAATGCAATAACATTTGTCAGTCTTTTAACAGGGTGTAGCCATGCTGGATTGGTAAAGGAAGGTTTAAATTACTTTCATTCTATGGAGAAGAGATATGGCATAGTGCCTAGAGAAGAACATTACTCTTGTGTTATTGATTTACTTGGTCGGGCTGGAAGGCTTAACGAGGCTGAAGAGTTCATAAATAACATGCCAATCCAACCAAATGCTTTTGGGTGGTGCTCTTTTCTTGGGGCTTGCAGGATTCATGGTGATCAGGAGAGGGGCAAACTTGCAGCGGAAAAACTGATGCAGCTTGAACCTGAGAATATTGGAGCACGTGTTTTGCTTTCGAATATATATGCAAAGGAACAGCAGTGGGAAGATGTGAGGAgtgtgaggaagaagatgagagatGGCCGCATGAAGAAATTGCCTGGCTATAGTTGGGTTGATGTTGGAAACAAAACCCATACTTTCGGAGCAGAAGATTGGTCTCATCCTCTGATGAaagaaatttatgaaaaacttGATACTCTTCTTGATCAGATAAAGGACGCTGGATATGTTCCACAAACAGATTCTATTCCACATGAAATGGACGAAAGCTCGAAGGAAAAGCTTCTTCACCATCACAGTGAGAGGATAGCAATTGCATTTGCACTAATAAGTATGCCAGCCGGGAAGCCAATCATTgtgaagaaaaatttaaggGTGTGCTTGGATTGCCATTCTGCAATCAAGTACATCTCCAAGGTGGCAGGAAGGAAGATTATTGTTCGGGATAATAATCGATTTCACCATTTTGCAGATGGGTTATGTTCATGTGGAGATTACTGGTAG